In Candidatus Cohnella colombiensis, one DNA window encodes the following:
- a CDS encoding M20 family metallopeptidase, whose product MNNLKVKIQQEIEIYSSRLKQIATFIGTHPELGHEEYQASALLTDELETHGYEVNRGTLDLETAFIAQYKSDKPGPIIALLAEYDALPELGHACGHHLICTMALGAAVGLRAVVDHTGGTIRVYGTPAEETKGAKVDMASAGLFDDCDIAIMAHPFDHFEHSGSSMAMDALQFEFNGKAAHAAANPELGINALDAVIQLFNAINALRQQTRPDARIHGIISQGGRAPNIIPDYAVAQFYVRAAERAYTAELSQKVVQCGEAAALATGCTLTVSNYEYSYDELRTNEALSAAYTANLIAAGIKPEEIQIGNDHGSLDLGNVSLRCPAIHPYVQVVDQPYNLHTIEFRDAAQTERAYDAMVLGATLLANTAFDVLTDADLQLRIREEFNKKK is encoded by the coding sequence ATGAATAATTTAAAGGTGAAAATACAGCAAGAAATCGAAATCTATTCTTCTCGACTCAAACAAATTGCCACTTTCATCGGTACACACCCTGAACTAGGGCATGAAGAATATCAAGCTTCTGCGTTATTAACTGACGAGCTTGAAACACACGGCTATGAAGTAAACAGAGGGACACTCGATCTAGAAACGGCATTTATCGCACAATATAAGTCCGATAAACCGGGTCCAATTATTGCACTGCTTGCAGAATACGATGCTTTGCCAGAACTGGGACATGCTTGCGGTCATCATCTCATCTGCACAATGGCACTAGGCGCTGCCGTTGGCTTACGAGCTGTTGTCGATCACACTGGGGGAACAATTCGAGTATATGGAACACCTGCAGAAGAAACCAAAGGGGCCAAAGTAGACATGGCATCAGCGGGGCTATTCGATGATTGTGATATCGCGATTATGGCCCATCCATTCGACCACTTTGAGCATTCAGGCAGTTCTATGGCAATGGATGCTCTTCAGTTCGAATTTAACGGTAAAGCTGCGCATGCCGCAGCCAATCCCGAGCTAGGAATTAATGCATTGGATGCGGTTATTCAATTGTTCAATGCCATCAACGCACTCAGACAACAGACAAGACCAGACGCTCGGATTCATGGGATTATCTCTCAAGGGGGGCGTGCTCCGAACATCATTCCCGACTATGCGGTGGCTCAATTTTACGTCCGAGCTGCAGAGCGTGCCTATACTGCAGAGCTTTCACAGAAAGTCGTCCAATGTGGAGAAGCAGCAGCATTAGCGACGGGTTGCACGCTGACTGTAAGTAACTATGAGTACTCATATGATGAATTACGAACGAATGAAGCGTTATCTGCTGCTTATACTGCGAATTTGATCGCTGCAGGGATTAAACCGGAGGAAATTCAGATTGGAAACGACCACGGCTCGCTGGATCTGGGCAATGTGTCACTTCGTTGTCCAGCTATTCATCCTTATGTTCAAGTTGTGGATCAACCGTACAATCTGCATACGATTGAATTCCGAGATGCCGCTCAAACCGAGCGTGCATATGATGCAATGGTACTTGGTGCGACTTTACTCGCGAATACCGCATTCGATGTGTTGACGGACGCTGATTTACAACTACGGATCCGTGAGGAATTTAATAAGAAAAAATAA
- a CDS encoding TIGR00266 family protein yields the protein MKYEIMYQGAFALLKVQLDSGESVKAESGAMVSMSPSIDIKGTTDGGIMRGLGRMLSGETFFFQELRAARGHGEALLSPASIGDIQAVELDGSYTLLVQKDSFLAGTSGIEVNTKMQNLSKGLFSGEGFFIMEISGRGTVFLSSYGAIHAINLAHGEEIVIDNGHLVAWPSHVQYNIEKASNGWISSFTSGEALVCRFRGEGVVLVQTRNPASFGSWIKKFLPGR from the coding sequence ATGAAATACGAGATCATGTATCAAGGTGCATTTGCATTATTGAAGGTGCAATTAGATTCGGGAGAATCGGTGAAGGCAGAATCCGGTGCTATGGTTTCAATGTCCCCTTCAATCGATATTAAAGGGACGACAGACGGCGGAATCATGCGAGGACTCGGAAGAATGCTCAGCGGAGAAACATTTTTCTTTCAAGAGCTTCGTGCGGCTAGAGGACACGGAGAAGCATTGCTTTCACCTGCATCAATTGGCGATATTCAAGCTGTTGAGCTGGACGGCTCGTATACCCTATTAGTGCAAAAAGACAGCTTCTTGGCTGGGACAAGCGGAATTGAAGTCAATACAAAAATGCAAAATTTGAGTAAAGGTTTATTTTCAGGAGAAGGCTTCTTCATTATGGAAATCAGCGGACGTGGGACTGTATTCTTATCTTCTTATGGCGCAATTCATGCAATAAATCTTGCACATGGCGAAGAAATAGTTATCGATAACGGACATTTGGTCGCATGGCCGAGCCATGTTCAGTACAATATTGAGAAAGCTTCTAATGGTTGGATTTCAAGCTTCACCAGTGGCGAAGCGCTCGTCTGTCGATTCCGTGGTGAGGGTGTCGTACTCGTACAAACCCGTAATCCTGCTAGCTTTGGTAGCTGGATCAAGAAATTCCTTCCTGGTCGATAA
- a CDS encoding Gfo/Idh/MocA family oxidoreductase, translating to MIRIGMLSYWHVHAEDYTRQVLNHPNTQIVAIWDEDATRGAAMANKYETSFIASLDELLAQSNIDAVVVDVPTNLHHEVMIKAAKAGKHIFTEKVIAPTFTEVRDIINEVEQAGVKLTVSLPRLYDGYTKTIEAVIQDGTLGQLTQARVRLSHNGATANWLPPHFYSLEQCAGGALIDLGCHPMYLVRRFLGLPESVSAQFGYVTGREVEDNAVALLKYANGALGIVEAGFVNSHSPFAIEIHGTEGTLLYGFPEDKILVRSNKLESSWQEVKIKENEITAFEQWVEHIERDTKATDNVEIAIDLTKLMEASNLSASTGTTVALNQLL from the coding sequence TTGATTAGAATTGGAATGTTAAGCTATTGGCATGTTCATGCCGAGGATTATACACGTCAAGTACTTAATCATCCCAATACACAAATTGTTGCGATTTGGGACGAGGATGCTACGCGTGGTGCAGCGATGGCTAATAAATATGAGACATCGTTCATAGCCTCATTAGACGAGCTACTCGCGCAGTCCAATATCGATGCAGTCGTGGTCGATGTGCCAACGAATCTTCATCATGAGGTGATGATTAAAGCGGCGAAAGCTGGGAAGCACATCTTCACTGAGAAGGTGATTGCTCCTACCTTTACAGAAGTTCGTGACATTATTAACGAGGTAGAGCAAGCAGGAGTTAAGCTCACTGTTTCATTGCCCCGATTGTATGATGGCTATACGAAGACGATCGAAGCAGTCATTCAAGACGGTACATTAGGTCAACTCACGCAAGCGCGAGTTAGGCTTTCTCATAATGGTGCAACTGCGAATTGGTTGCCGCCTCACTTCTATTCCCTTGAGCAATGTGCGGGGGGCGCTTTGATTGACTTGGGCTGTCACCCTATGTATCTCGTGCGTCGCTTTCTAGGCTTGCCTGAATCTGTGAGTGCGCAATTCGGATATGTAACGGGACGCGAGGTTGAAGATAATGCAGTGGCGTTGTTGAAATATGCAAATGGAGCGCTTGGTATCGTAGAAGCCGGCTTCGTTAACAGCCACTCTCCTTTCGCTATTGAAATACATGGGACTGAAGGAACGCTACTCTATGGATTCCCTGAAGACAAAATACTAGTTCGTAGTAATAAGCTAGAGTCATCATGGCAAGAGGTTAAAATCAAAGAGAATGAAATTACAGCTTTCGAGCAGTGGGTTGAACATATTGAACGCGATACGAAGGCGACTGACAATGTGGAGATTGCTATAGATTTGACAAAGCTTATGGAAGCTTCAAATCTATCAGCTTCTACAGGAACGACAGTTGCGCTTAATCAGTTGCTGTGA
- a CDS encoding Gfo/Idh/MocA family oxidoreductase — protein MSKTLKIGIIGSGGIARAHVSAYQKLPFVEIVAVADVIPGKAAQFVESEKLDSAAAYDGHEKLLAQELDGVSICTPNVSHHITTVDALRAGKQVLLEKPMSVTLQEAVEMTAAAKETGNMLTLGFQPRYDPNMKLMQEIVQSGRLGKVYYAETGGGRRRGMPGGTFISKKLAGAGAMADIGCYSLDMALHAMGYPKPISVSAFTSNHFGTNPLYHPEASKFEVEDFGVAMVRFENDLVLQFKISWAMHMDTLGATMFLGTDAGLKITPAGSGPWSGVWDGSVGSMTLFHDEYGRQTQTAIPLIEHRLNLFDEKVRDFAEAVRDGRPAPIPGEQILIQQAIIDGVLRSAESKREVAIELP, from the coding sequence ATGAGTAAAACACTAAAAATCGGCATTATCGGTAGTGGAGGCATCGCGAGAGCACACGTTTCAGCATATCAAAAGCTCCCATTCGTAGAAATAGTTGCTGTAGCAGATGTCATTCCGGGTAAAGCTGCTCAGTTCGTCGAGTCAGAAAAACTAGATAGCGCTGCAGCATATGATGGACATGAGAAATTGTTGGCGCAAGAGCTTGATGGCGTAAGCATTTGTACGCCGAATGTGTCCCATCATATAACGACGGTCGATGCACTGCGTGCAGGAAAGCAAGTTCTACTAGAGAAGCCGATGTCAGTCACGCTTCAAGAGGCAGTTGAGATGACTGCGGCAGCGAAAGAAACAGGCAATATGCTTACACTTGGTTTCCAGCCGCGTTACGATCCGAATATGAAGCTAATGCAGGAAATCGTACAATCCGGTCGACTAGGAAAAGTCTATTACGCGGAAACGGGTGGTGGACGTCGTCGGGGTATGCCGGGAGGCACATTCATTAGCAAAAAACTTGCGGGAGCAGGGGCTATGGCTGATATCGGCTGTTATTCTCTTGATATGGCGCTACATGCGATGGGCTATCCAAAGCCGATTAGTGTATCAGCATTTACCTCGAATCACTTCGGTACGAACCCGCTCTATCATCCAGAAGCGAGCAAGTTTGAAGTCGAAGACTTTGGGGTAGCGATGGTGCGGTTCGAAAACGATCTTGTTCTCCAATTCAAGATTTCATGGGCAATGCATATGGACACGCTAGGTGCTACGATGTTCCTTGGAACAGATGCAGGACTAAAGATTACACCTGCAGGCAGTGGCCCATGGTCCGGAGTATGGGATGGATCTGTCGGATCGATGACGCTGTTCCATGATGAGTATGGCAGACAGACGCAAACTGCAATTCCACTCATTGAGCACCGATTGAACTTATTTGATGAAAAGGTAAGAGATTTCGCAGAGGCTGTGCGTGACGGACGCCCTGCTCCGATTCCGGGCGAGCAAATTTTGATTCAACAAGCGATTATCGATGGCGTACTCCGGTCAGCGGAGTCGAAGCGGGAAGTTGCAATAGAGCTGCCATAA
- a CDS encoding outer membrane lipoprotein carrier protein LolA: protein MRRRITWICALALLMTGLLAACGSKNADSIVKDLDKVVSKMESYQGSGTMTLHTGQQPQTYKVEVWYQKPDYYRISLTNEKRDITQIVLRNDEGVFVLTPQLNKSYRFQSDWPKNQGQVYLYQTLIQSIVLDNSRQFTKDKDAYVFDVMAANYQNGSFARQKIWLNQNSYEPQKVEVTDTNSNVMVDVKFDSFTFDAKFEKSAFDMKEIMNIPQAKPSDSNQNNASPSPSASADASQAPDATTPEDDATSAQPQQSAVILEPNLEDLPVGVELLDSSDVQLGEQQGVMFRYTGTYDFTIVEKVSKDRAVTLMEGIGIDLGFTMGHLTEGDAVTLTWTYEGTEYRLTSADLPQQEMVRIAQSMEQSSSK, encoded by the coding sequence ATGCGTCGTCGAATCACATGGATCTGTGCTCTTGCCCTACTCATGACCGGCCTATTGGCGGCTTGCGGAAGCAAGAATGCAGACTCGATCGTGAAGGATCTGGACAAAGTAGTAAGTAAAATGGAAAGTTATCAAGGTAGTGGCACAATGACGCTACATACCGGGCAGCAACCGCAAACTTACAAGGTAGAGGTATGGTATCAAAAGCCGGATTATTACAGGATCTCTCTTACGAATGAGAAGCGGGATATTACGCAAATTGTGCTTCGTAACGATGAGGGTGTGTTCGTGCTCACGCCACAATTGAACAAAAGCTATCGTTTCCAAAGTGACTGGCCGAAAAACCAAGGTCAAGTTTACTTGTACCAGACGCTCATTCAAAGCATCGTCCTCGATAATTCGAGACAATTCACGAAGGATAAGGACGCTTATGTGTTCGACGTAATGGCGGCTAACTATCAGAATGGATCGTTCGCACGCCAGAAAATATGGTTAAACCAAAACAGCTATGAACCACAGAAAGTAGAAGTGACCGATACAAATTCGAATGTAATGGTCGATGTGAAATTTGATTCTTTCACTTTTGATGCGAAGTTTGAAAAATCTGCATTCGATATGAAGGAAATTATGAATATCCCGCAAGCTAAACCATCTGATTCCAATCAAAATAATGCAAGCCCAAGTCCGAGTGCATCAGCAGATGCGTCACAGGCGCCAGATGCGACAACTCCAGAGGATGATGCAACAAGTGCGCAACCTCAACAAAGTGCTGTTATTTTAGAGCCGAACCTAGAAGACCTTCCAGTAGGGGTTGAATTGCTCGATTCGAGTGATGTGCAGTTAGGTGAACAGCAGGGTGTAATGTTCCGTTATACAGGTACTTATGACTTCACAATTGTGGAGAAGGTATCCAAAGATCGCGCTGTTACACTCATGGAAGGGATCGGAATCGATCTAGGGTTTACGATGGGACACCTCACAGAGGGAGATGCGGTTACATTAACTTGGACGTATGAAGGAACAGAATATCGCTTAACGAGTGCAGATTTACCACAACAGGAAATGGTCAGAATTGCGCAATCGATGGAACAATCTTCAAGTAAATAA
- a CDS encoding AraC family transcriptional regulator, translating to MSSFPYARMETKPDALDRLDLQFKWGNYRIRILRCHLIQFPPGHIIHFHKHSEFEFHFIPKGKGKVIIGDQSYNLHEGLFYVTGPDVIHYQESDNKDPMYELCLHCEIVPLEQAAEQGSVWVDELEVSEAHECVEALHAVPTFPTVDRFHAMSWFLEAYRAWEEQPLGVTTQMKQAMLQILLRAVRSYDDRLIGQRLPERDMNFHRYQLASQYIQDNEGMQISLEQVAERINVSPRQLQRIFRSAGQTTFREYLEHIRMTHICNELLQTNKSIEEIALIHGYMNPNYMYPVFKRKYKVTPAAYRRMHGRSASSEGADENTNILDKKG from the coding sequence GTGAGCTCTTTCCCATATGCCCGAATGGAGACGAAGCCAGATGCGCTTGATCGTTTAGATTTGCAATTTAAGTGGGGCAACTATCGTATTCGCATTTTACGCTGTCATCTTATCCAGTTTCCGCCTGGGCACATCATTCATTTCCATAAGCATTCCGAGTTTGAGTTTCACTTTATTCCGAAAGGTAAAGGAAAAGTTATTATTGGGGACCAAAGCTACAATTTGCATGAAGGATTATTTTACGTGACTGGGCCGGATGTCATCCATTATCAGGAGTCGGACAACAAGGACCCGATGTATGAGCTTTGCTTGCATTGTGAAATTGTTCCACTAGAGCAGGCTGCCGAACAAGGATCAGTATGGGTGGATGAACTTGAAGTTTCGGAAGCGCATGAGTGTGTGGAGGCATTGCATGCAGTGCCGACATTTCCTACAGTTGATCGTTTTCATGCGATGAGTTGGTTTTTGGAAGCTTATCGAGCTTGGGAGGAGCAACCTCTTGGTGTAACTACGCAGATGAAGCAGGCGATGCTTCAAATTTTGCTGCGTGCTGTGCGTTCTTATGATGATCGATTGATCGGGCAACGTCTTCCGGAGCGAGATATGAACTTTCATCGGTACCAGCTTGCTTCGCAATATATTCAAGATAACGAAGGTATGCAGATTAGCTTGGAGCAAGTGGCTGAGCGAATTAATGTGAGTCCTCGGCAGCTGCAAAGAATTTTTCGTAGCGCAGGACAAACGACGTTTCGAGAATATTTGGAACACATACGCATGACGCACATCTGCAATGAGCTGCTTCAGACAAATAAGTCGATTGAAGAAATTGCACTAATCCACGGATATATGAACCCGAACTACATGTACCCTGTATTCAAGAGAAAGTACAAGGTGACGCCTGCAGCCTATCGACGGATGCATGGACGATCAGCTTCGAGTGAAGGTGCAGATGAAAATACAAACATATTAGATAAGAAAGGTTAG
- the alr gene encoding alanine racemase: MDTHYRSTVAEISLDAIEGNIQAFRTQLAAGTRMLASVKANAYGHGAVEVARQAIAAGVDYLGVAFLDEALQLRGAGITAPILVLGYTPPSGYPLAREHEITVNLYREDQLNDVALLPQAGKKLKAHIKIDSGMGRLGLLPGEAAERFLERAFQLSVLDVEGLFTHFARADELDKQYTMMQVERFSTVVDYIRKNSMPISIIHSGNSATGIDLPAHVGGMLRLGISMYGLYPSDEVKQDAISLEPAMTLKTTVVHVKDLAMGEGISYGTRYFTTGAEKIGTLPIGYADGYSRMISGKAEVLVRAQRVPILGTICMDQCMVRLDGAMEVDGTAIEPGEEVVLLGRQRDAILSAEEVASWMGTINYELICMLASRVPRIYRSKGEVVSVANPLLGHFGI, translated from the coding sequence GTGGATACCCATTATCGGTCGACCGTGGCCGAGATTTCACTGGATGCAATTGAAGGTAATATTCAAGCTTTTCGAACACAGCTAGCGGCAGGGACGCGAATGCTTGCATCTGTTAAGGCTAATGCCTATGGGCATGGAGCAGTAGAGGTGGCACGTCAAGCGATTGCGGCTGGTGTTGATTATTTAGGTGTTGCTTTTTTAGATGAAGCGTTGCAATTGCGTGGCGCAGGCATAACTGCCCCCATTCTTGTATTAGGATATACCCCGCCAAGCGGATACCCGCTTGCGCGTGAACATGAGATTACTGTTAACCTCTATCGAGAGGATCAATTAAATGATGTGGCGTTGCTGCCTCAAGCTGGAAAGAAGCTCAAGGCACACATTAAGATTGATTCTGGGATGGGACGGTTAGGACTGCTCCCAGGGGAGGCGGCAGAACGATTTCTGGAGCGGGCTTTTCAGCTTTCTGTGTTAGATGTGGAAGGGTTGTTCACCCATTTTGCACGTGCGGATGAACTGGATAAGCAATATACGATGATGCAAGTGGAACGCTTCTCGACAGTTGTTGATTATATACGGAAGAATAGTATGCCGATATCGATCATCCATTCGGGCAACAGTGCGACAGGAATTGATCTCCCTGCACATGTTGGAGGGATGTTGCGTCTTGGTATCAGTATGTATGGACTCTATCCAAGTGACGAAGTGAAGCAGGATGCGATCTCGCTTGAACCTGCCATGACACTTAAGACGACCGTTGTACATGTGAAAGACCTCGCAATGGGCGAGGGGATTAGCTATGGCACTCGCTACTTTACAACCGGAGCTGAAAAAATTGGTACGTTGCCGATCGGTTATGCGGATGGTTACAGTCGTATGATCAGTGGCAAGGCTGAGGTGCTCGTACGTGCGCAACGCGTTCCGATTCTTGGTACAATCTGCATGGATCAATGCATGGTACGTTTAGATGGCGCAATGGAAGTAGACGGTACAGCGATTGAGCCTGGTGAAGAAGTCGTATTGCTCGGACGTCAACGAGATGCGATCCTTTCCGCCGAAGAGGTTGCAAGCTGGATGGGTACAATTAATTATGAGCTGATCTGCATGCTGGCTTCACGTGTACCACGAATTTATCGGAGCAAGGGTGAGGTTGTCTCTGTCGCCAATCCGTTGCTGGGTCATTTTGGCATATGA
- a CDS encoding ribbon-helix-helix protein, CopG family, with amino-acid sequence MANLHSTKRIMISLPDQLLREVDYVVAKENTNRSEVIHQAMKVYLVDRRRRMIHDAMQRGYMEMGMINLHMASEAFLAEEDAESTLGRLVSGV; translated from the coding sequence GTGGCCAATCTGCACAGTACAAAACGCATTATGATCAGTCTTCCCGATCAATTGTTGCGTGAGGTTGATTATGTCGTAGCGAAGGAAAACACCAATCGCAGCGAGGTTATTCATCAAGCGATGAAGGTGTATCTTGTTGATCGTAGAAGGCGTATGATTCATGATGCGATGCAACGTGGTTATATGGAGATGGGAATGATCAACCTTCATATGGCTTCAGAAGCTTTTCTTGCAGAAGAGGATGCGGAAAGTACTTTAGGACGTCTCGTTAGCGGGGTGTAG
- a CDS encoding AI-2E family transporter, with product MEKMREFFTLPLVRRITVLLLFVILLFSLKSMLNLILLLFLVTFVMNSLQVFLTKQIRKVIPIHPNVVTLLIYIIIISGLVIGIANYVPKIINQISEIITSITHFLSSNQDDVIAQKITEAINKIEYKTYTDQALYYIAKLSKWLEVILIVIILSLFFLLQKSKVSQFTQKFNNSKLGWVYTELSYICRKFVQSFGKVIEVQLIIAVVNTVLTVVGLWILGYPYLFALSVMVLILSLVPVAGVMISFVPISFIGYQTGGWTLVIWTVVIILIIHAVETYILNPRLMASKSKLPMFYTFVVLVFGQHYFGIWGLIIGIPIFMFLLDLIEVDTSDDIKE from the coding sequence ATGGAGAAAATGCGGGAGTTTTTCACATTACCACTTGTTCGCAGAATTACAGTGCTGTTGTTATTCGTCATTCTTCTATTTAGTCTGAAGAGCATGCTTAACTTAATTCTGCTCTTATTCCTTGTGACATTCGTGATGAACAGTCTGCAGGTGTTCCTAACCAAGCAAATTCGCAAAGTGATTCCGATTCACCCGAATGTAGTCACTCTACTCATTTATATTATTATCATATCGGGCCTTGTCATTGGAATTGCAAACTATGTCCCTAAGATTATCAATCAGATCTCAGAGATCATTACCAGCATTACACATTTCCTAAGCTCCAACCAAGATGATGTGATCGCTCAGAAGATTACTGAAGCCATTAACAAAATCGAATATAAGACCTATACCGATCAAGCACTCTATTATATTGCAAAGCTAAGCAAGTGGCTCGAGGTCATCCTCATTGTCATTATCCTCAGTCTGTTCTTCCTATTGCAAAAGTCGAAGGTGTCGCAATTCACACAAAAATTTAACAATAGCAAGCTCGGTTGGGTTTATACCGAGTTATCATACATCTGTAGGAAATTCGTTCAATCATTCGGTAAAGTAATCGAGGTTCAACTCATAATTGCAGTAGTGAATACCGTCCTCACAGTGGTTGGACTTTGGATTCTCGGTTATCCATACTTATTCGCGCTCTCCGTTATGGTGCTCATACTTAGCCTTGTTCCAGTCGCTGGGGTCATGATCAGCTTCGTTCCGATTTCATTCATAGGCTACCAGACGGGCGGATGGACGCTAGTCATCTGGACAGTCGTAATTATTCTTATTATCCATGCAGTTGAAACCTATATATTAAATCCTAGACTCATGGCATCAAAATCTAAGCTTCCGATGTTCTATACGTTTGTAGTACTCGTCTTTGGTCAGCACTATTTTGGTATATGGGGATTAATTATCGGAATTCCGATCTTTATGTTCCTGCTAGATCTCATTGAGGTCGACACTTCAGACGATATTAAAGAATAG
- a CDS encoding DUF2167 domain-containing protein, producing the protein MVALSHRIKLTVLLLIFVMVFAVPSIATAEGEFNWVEGKGQLVQLGDELLSLKLIEGYEFLNAEDTKAYEQGNGDLPSGQEIGAVFPIDNYNWLVYFEYDDVGHVSNEDQHSIDAEELLKSYKIGTAEANKELEESNHLFVDGWDIAPYYDEKLNSLKWSLRAHDINQEKIINDNIRILTREGYVSVILVSNPDNLAEARARLESEILSGLTVTQGNRYTDYNEATDKKSNLGLATLIAGGAGAVIAKKAGLIALLLAGLKKFGVVIVAAPLAGLWSWIRGKRKRKQTEQTSNLHENNNTINDEAQ; encoded by the coding sequence ATGGTCGCTTTGTCACATCGAATCAAGTTGACTGTTTTATTGTTAATTTTTGTAATGGTATTCGCTGTACCTAGTATCGCAACAGCAGAGGGAGAGTTTAATTGGGTAGAAGGAAAGGGGCAACTCGTTCAACTGGGTGATGAATTGCTATCGCTTAAGTTGATTGAAGGATATGAGTTTCTAAATGCAGAAGATACGAAAGCTTACGAGCAAGGAAATGGAGATTTGCCGTCAGGTCAAGAGATTGGGGCAGTATTCCCGATCGACAATTATAATTGGTTAGTTTACTTTGAATATGATGATGTAGGTCATGTATCAAATGAAGACCAGCATTCGATCGATGCAGAAGAACTGCTGAAGAGCTATAAGATAGGCACAGCAGAGGCGAATAAAGAACTGGAAGAGTCCAATCATTTATTCGTAGATGGATGGGACATTGCACCGTATTATGACGAGAAATTGAATAGTCTGAAGTGGTCGTTGCGTGCTCATGATATTAATCAAGAGAAAATAATCAATGACAACATTCGGATTTTGACTAGAGAAGGTTACGTATCCGTTATTTTAGTTTCTAATCCAGATAATTTGGCAGAAGCGAGAGCGCGCCTGGAGTCAGAAATATTAAGTGGGTTGACTGTAACACAAGGCAATCGTTATACGGATTATAACGAGGCAACAGACAAGAAGTCTAACCTGGGATTAGCTACTCTGATCGCAGGGGGAGCGGGCGCAGTTATTGCGAAGAAGGCAGGACTAATTGCGCTTCTGTTGGCCGGACTTAAGAAATTTGGTGTCGTAATCGTAGCCGCGCCGCTTGCTGGATTGTGGTCTTGGATTCGTGGCAAACGAAAGAGGAAACAAACTGAGCAAACGAGCAACCTCCACGAGAACAATAACACAATTAATGATGAAGCACAGTAA
- a CDS encoding IS110 family transposase, whose product MEPVIGLDVAKGASVFQAFVKRNEVCGKSVTIRHTEEGFGRLGEVIRTLEEQTGNRAVVVLEATGHYHRIVIAYLERMEITHFIVNPLLSKRSKSAQLRKVKTDAADAWHLAEMYYRGDVKPHRTWNECYTELQHITRQHEFVTSLYVQAKLNMRALLDQVFPTYEGVFSDLFSATALTTLQMCLSDQTLEWDEAIRKQASKSRSASWICTKIEHLEFIYRQWKENKNSPTQMQMLKSMVSLLLSMQEQIEVIEDQIRQLAGELPEVELIKSIPGIGDKLAAAIISEIGDAQQFQDPKQLVAFAGLDPGVHSSGQFVATSSRITKRGSKRLRRALFLAVQCGLRRDANAKLKAYYDKKRKEGKPYKVTVIACANKLLHHIYAILKKGQPYQP is encoded by the coding sequence ATGGAACCAGTTATCGGACTGGATGTGGCAAAAGGCGCGAGTGTATTTCAAGCGTTCGTGAAGCGTAATGAGGTGTGTGGAAAGTCGGTAACAATTCGGCATACCGAGGAAGGGTTCGGACGACTTGGCGAAGTGATACGCACGCTTGAGGAACAAACGGGTAACCGAGCGGTTGTGGTTTTGGAGGCAACAGGGCACTATCATCGCATCGTTATAGCCTATTTGGAGCGTATGGAAATTACGCACTTCATCGTTAATCCGCTATTATCTAAACGTTCGAAGAGCGCACAGTTACGTAAGGTGAAAACAGATGCAGCGGATGCCTGGCATTTGGCCGAAATGTATTACAGAGGGGACGTGAAGCCTCATCGAACCTGGAACGAGTGCTACACGGAGTTGCAACACATAACAAGGCAACACGAGTTCGTGACCTCACTGTACGTGCAAGCAAAGCTTAATATGCGTGCTTTATTAGATCAGGTATTCCCAACCTATGAGGGGGTGTTTTCGGATCTTTTCTCCGCGACAGCTCTCACTACGTTGCAGATGTGCTTATCCGATCAAACTTTAGAATGGGACGAAGCCATTCGTAAACAAGCGAGTAAATCTCGTTCTGCATCGTGGATCTGCACGAAAATTGAGCATCTAGAGTTTATTTATCGACAATGGAAAGAGAACAAGAATAGCCCTACTCAGATGCAGATGCTGAAAAGCATGGTGTCGTTGCTTCTTTCCATGCAGGAGCAAATCGAGGTGATCGAGGACCAGATAAGACAACTAGCCGGAGAACTACCGGAAGTGGAGTTAATAAAAAGTATTCCGGGCATAGGTGATAAGCTTGCTGCAGCCATTATTTCAGAAATTGGAGACGCGCAACAGTTCCAAGATCCGAAGCAACTCGTGGCGTTTGCGGGGCTAGATCCAGGTGTTCATAGTTCAGGTCAGTTTGTGGCCACAAGCAGTCGAATAACAAAACGGGGCTCCAAACGGCTTCGCCGGGCATTATTTCTAGCCGTACAATGTGGATTAAGACGTGACGCCAACGCGAAATTAAAAGCCTACTACGATAAGAAAAGAAAAGAGGGCAAGCCCTACAAGGTGACGGTGATTGCTTGCGCCAACAAGCTATTGCATCACATTTACGCCATCTTGAAGAAAGGCCAGCCCTACCAACCATAA